The candidate division TA06 bacterium genome contains the following window.
AATCATCTAACAACTTAACACCGATTTTAGCAATACCTTTTGAGCATTACGCCCAGAATGACATACGTTTTCTGTCATCCTGCCTCCCCCGTTTCTCGCGAAGCGAGACACACGGGGAGCGGAGCCGAAGGACCTGCTTGTGCCAGATTGCTTCGCGCCCCGCAGTCTGCGAGTTTATGCCGAGTGTATCGAGGTGCAATGACAATTCGTTTCGCGTGACTATTTGTTGTAGGGGCGCCGTTTCGGCGCCCATCTCTCTGGGCAGGGCGACCCTGCCCCTACAAATACAAGTGATGTAGTCGCCTATTCCCTGGTTCGAATAGGCAAGTATCCCCCCCGGTGTTCGAGCTTCAGTCATATGGGGAGATCATTGACGTTGCTGTTAAGTCAACCCACCGCAGAAAAGGGATCGGGACGAAGATGGTTAGCAGGATATATGAATGGTTCAAGTCACGCGGAGTGAATAGAATCGAATTGCGGGTCGCCGAAGGAAATGAAATAAGTGGGTTTCCTGTAGACTGCAACCATCATGTTTTTCAGATTTCTCAATGGGCCGATCGAGAGAATGCGCTCAATGACCAAAGAGACGGCAAAGACGAAAGGATGTACTAAGTGCAGATTCTCAGTCATAACCACACTTTCCAATTCCAATCCAGATGTAAGAGAGATTTTCCCGAGTGCGATTGGCGTGTTGAGCCGATATCTCGTCTGATAGATGTCTACTTGCCTACCATAAACCGCCCGGACGATTCTTCTTCTTAACCGGTCAGGTATCAGTGATGCAATAAAAAAGGCATAGTTCAATCGATTGGTGGTACGGATTAGCAAACAGCCACCCGGCTTAAGAACCCTTGAAAATTCCTTGAAGACTACATCTGGATAATCGAGATGTTCAACGACAAAGTGCGCAGTGAGTAGATCAAAAACTCCACCACGGAAAGGGAGATTGTCGAGACTGCCTTTGATGAACCGATGTTCATTCTCGAGTTCAGGATGGATCTCTATGTCGATGCCGAGTGAATATTTCGCCGGGAAATCCCTGATGGTCACATTTCTGCCGCAACCAGCATCAAGCCATACTTTCTGTTTGCCAGAAAGCTCGCCCAGTTTGTCTGAATAGACCTGCCAACTGAATCGATAGGAAGGATAGATTTTCTTCAGGACTTTCTTGTAGAAATTCTTGCTCACCTGCACTGATGGTGTCCGTTTAGCTAATATGTCTCTAGCTCTGTTCTTATCTTCTCCACATCTTCTTTTTTCGGCCAAAATGGGAAGCTACGAATGTCCGGGCCAGGCATCGAGTCGCCGTAGGGTCTATTGCACGCGACCTCCCCCTTTTCATCCGGGCAGCCGCTGGTCATGAATGGAGTCCCAAGGTCAGTTAACAGATTTAGCTCGTCCTCATTGAGCCCGAACGCAACAACTCTATCATTCTCATCATAGACGAATTCTCCTTCCGTGGAGAAACATTCGTCGACAAGAAACCTAACAAATTGCATTCTCCTGAACTGGCCCGCAGGCGGCTGAGAATGCTTTTCCAGCTTTGATCCCTCTTCGGGGAAGAAGGAAAAGAGATGGGTTCTTGCGCCCATGTCCTTTACCTTTTGAATGGTTTTCGCCATCTCTCTTTCTGTTTCGCCCAGGCCAACTATCAGGTGCACACCAACCATGTCCTCTCCAAAAATCTCCAGAGCCTGCCCGGTTACATCCCAGTACTTCTCCCATCTGTGAGGGCCCTTGATGCCCTTTCCCCTGTGCCTATCGAACAGCTCAGGAGTCACAGCATCCACAGCCACTCCTATCATTTCTGCACCCGACTTCTTGAAGTTCACCAGATCCTCTCTGCTGAGAAGTGTGGGAGTAATCAGAAGTGAGATTGGCAAGTTGGTTTTGGCTCTAATTCTCTCGGTCACATCAATGGTGTCGTGTACGGCCTTTTTGTTAGTCACCATAGAGATACAGACTCTCTTCAGTTTGTCTTTCTTTTCAAGCATCTTGTCTACGATATCGTCCGTCTCGTATGTGGGCCACGAAACCCTGATGAAAGACTTCTCTGGATAGTCACCCTCTCTCTTCCTGGAAAGCCCGCAGTAGGAGCATGCGCCTACGCAACCTTCATCGTATGTAAGCAAGAGGTTAACGCAGGGAAGCGTGGCTCCTCTGTAGAACCGTCCTTCTTTGAAACCGAGAGTCATTGCCGCTGCCAGACTCATTCTCATATATTCTGGACTCTCCATGTTGTTCATCTTTCTCCTCCTAGTTCTGCTGGGAAAGAACAGCAGGTTTTTGCGAACTGAATGTCCAGTCCGTACCGACGAGCTCTATCCAGAGCCTTCTCAGACCAGAGCGCCATTCTATTTACTCCGGCATCAACTGCCAGCTCTTCAAGTCTTTCACTGTATTTACTTCTCGGCCTGGCACAGCCAAGGGAAATGTGAGTATTTGGCATTGAAAGCCGGGCCGCTGCAATCAGCTCTGCCACCTCCTCTGCGGACGGAGGCGACACAGATTCCATCTTCGTCCCAGCAATAGGCATGAATACCACTATCACAAGGCACGCTGGTCCGTATCTCGAGACGAGCTCTAGAGCGTTGTATTCACCGCTTATCTCCCCGTAGTTCAGGCCCACGACGATATGTGGAATCGTCTCGATACCGGCATCCTTGAGTGCTGCCAGAGTCTCCTCTATCCTCCAGAATCCATCATCGATGTGGTAGATCTTACTGAACGTCTCTTGATCTCCAACCACGTCAACCAGGGCTTGATCGATTCCTGCCTCCTTTAGCGTGTGCGCACGTTCACCATCGAGTAAACCCGTATGAACAGAGATGAAAAGGCCGGTCTTTTCTTTCACCTCTCGTATTGCCGGCGCAAAAACATCCCAGGGCATCCTCCCATCCGTGTTGCTCCCCCCAGACACAAGACACCCCAAAGCCCCGTTCTTTGCCAGCGTTTCGCATTCCTCGATGAGCTGCTCAGGCGATGATACGTTAATCATTGTCTCCAGTATCCTCGCTCCGCAGTGGTCGCAGTTGAGTGCACAGGAAGAGCCCGTAATTGATAGTGCCGGGTATCTGCCTGTCTCCCCGTCAATCGTGAACATGCCGGGCAGATAGAAGGTTATCTTCTTCCCGAACCTATCCCAGGAGATACGACGTGCCTGTTCAAGGAGTTCTGTAGTATTCTTTGAATCCAATCCATGACCTCCTGATCAGTTCGGTAAAGTTACGGCCGTTCCACTCGGCCTCCATCGTCTCCCTCTTCCTGCAGGCATGGTCGAGAGTCGAACCGTACAGCTTTGTCCACTCCCTCTCGTACACCGTAACCTGCGACATGTCTTCCTCAAGCACAGCTCTCGCAGCACTCCTGCCAGCAAGTTTTCCACACACGACTGCCTGAGGAATGCCGGCGCCAGAAATCGGGTGCGTCTGCCCTGCTGCGTCTCCCACCAACATGACATTCTCGACAAGTGTAGGAAGAGACCCCCCGACAGGTATGAGACCTGCCGTGGAACACACCTCCCCCTCAGAAATCTTCCCTTCACGCCCCAGCCGCTCAAGGAACCTGTCGAGGAGCTCAGAGAGATTCGAGTCTGTGGACACAACTCCAATCCCGACATTGGCAACGTCACCTTTTGGGAAGAGCCAACCGTAGCCGGCGTTGAATTCCGGTTCAAAGTAGATCTCACAGTACTGTAGAGGGTTTGACAACGAAACGGTCGATTGAATTGCTTTGACAAACTTGCTGTTTCTCTGACCTATCCATCCGCCGACAGTCGATGTCGGGCCATCGGCTCCAATTATGATTCTGCAGTTTATCTCCATCTCAGAACCATTCTGTGAAGCAAGCACGCTGTTCTCAGTCCTGTCAGCAGCTGTAGTGCGCATCATCAGCCTCGCTCCGCTCCTTACAGCCTCAGAGGCCAGACTACTGTCAAAAACATCTCTATTCAATATGTAGCCGGGGGCGTCTGTGACAGCGACCTTTTTTGAGTCTATGTATACCTTCGTTCCGGCCACCTGTTGGGCCACAGCGTCGGCAGTCAGTTCAATCTCCATGGCCAGAGGTTTTGGAATATGCTCCGCACACTGCACAGGCAGTCCAACTTCTGAACGCTTGTCTATGATAACTACCCGGGCCCCCAGATTTGCTGCCACGGCAGCAGCACTGCTTCCGGCCGGACCAGCACCAACGACGAGTACATCACATTCCAGACGTTGACTCATTTCTTACCCTGACAAGAGACCTTTTGCTGTTCAAAAGCACAAGAATCTTTTCCAGTAAACTGAGGTTCAGGTTGGTTTGACTTTCGAACCTCCCTAGATACGCTTCCTTCTCTCTACCGAGGTCGTAGCAGGTGTTATTGTCTATGTCCATAAGGATGCCAGGAAGTCCTATTCTCTCGAAATCCTCAGAATGCTTGATATAGAACGCTTCGCAGCAGCAACCGACGAATGCTTCGACCCCCTCTGCCTTCAGTCTCTCCAGAGTCTCTACCAAATCCTCAAAACTGACAATGGTAATGGCATCCATCCCAAATTCTTTGGCCAGCGTGTAGCCATCTCCAACTGTGCAGTCTCCACACTCAATACACTCATTCTTGTACCGGAATTCACACTCCGGCAGCTTGCTGCAATAAGGAAGGAGCAGGAAGGGCATTTCCTTCTTCGCCATCTCCTCAAAATTAGAGCACACTGTGGTGATGCTATTTGCTTCATCCAGTGAAAGTCCATATTCCGAGTAATCAACCTTGTGGAGAGCTCTGGCTATCACTCCAGCAAATTCCTGTGGGGAGAGACCTGGTATTTCAGGCTTCGTATCCTGGAAAAACTGAAGAACTGTACTTGTCGCGGCATCAACATCTGCCGGAGAATCCTTAAGCCTTGCCTCCAAATCGTAAATGGTCCTCTTGGGGAAAGCAAAGAAGTCTCCTGTTATAAGAGCACTTTTGATTCGCTTCGTTCTGAGATCCAGCTTGAGCGATGCTCGAATCAGGCCTCCCTCACCTTTGTAGGCAGCACGTGCTGTGTCTTCTCCAAGGATAGATGTCCTCACCTTGTAGACCCATTTATCAGATTTGAATAGAGGGAGCTTCCTGCTAAAAAGGTTTTCCTCATAGGATGTCAGAGGTGAAGTCTTCAACTTGACATTGAAAACCTTCTCGAAACCTTCTGCAATTTTCTCTTTGATGATTGAAATGTCGGGGACGGTGCCGAGCAGTTCGCGAAGACAGGTAACCCTCTCTTTGGCAGACTCGAGCTCCTTGTCCTTCAGCTTTTCCGTTGGTATTCTCAAGGCTCTTATCATCTTCTCCACGTCGAAATCGACAAGCAAGGTTCCCTGAAAGAGAAAAGCGGATCCTTCCTCGGTGCCGCCAGTACCACTTATCTTTCGACCGTCGACTTCAATGTCGTTCCTGGGGCGGAATGAAGCTGCGACTCCAAGCTCCCTCAAGCCCTCAATAGCGGCCTGGCAGACCTTCTCGAAGAGCTCTTCT
Protein-coding sequences here:
- a CDS encoding radical SAM protein translates to MDSKNTTELLEQARRISWDRFGKKITFYLPGMFTIDGETGRYPALSITGSSCALNCDHCGARILETMINVSSPEQLIEECETLAKNGALGCLVSGGSNTDGRMPWDVFAPAIREVKEKTGLFISVHTGLLDGERAHTLKEAGIDQALVDVVGDQETFSKIYHIDDGFWRIEETLAALKDAGIETIPHIVVGLNYGEISGEYNALELVSRYGPACLVIVVFMPIAGTKMESVSPPSAEEVAELIAAARLSMPNTHISLGCARPRSKYSERLEELAVDAGVNRMALWSEKALDRARRYGLDIQFAKTCCSFPAELGGER
- a CDS encoding class I SAM-dependent methyltransferase, encoding MLAEKRRCGEDKNRARDILAKRTPSVQVSKNFYKKVLKKIYPSYRFSWQVYSDKLGELSGKQKVWLDAGCGRNVTIRDFPAKYSLGIDIEIHPELENEHRFIKGSLDNLPFRGGVFDLLTAHFVVEHLDYPDVVFKEFSRVLKPGGCLLIRTTNRLNYAFFIASLIPDRLRRRIVRAVYGRQVDIYQTRYRLNTPIALGKISLTSGLELESVVMTENLHLVHPFVFAVSLVIERILSIGPLRNLKNMMVAVYRKPTYFISFGDPQFDSIHSA
- a CDS encoding DUF116 domain-containing protein; the protein is MREWRLLDTGVRPASENMALDEAVLKARSEGAVPNTVRFLQFFPEAVLVGWHQGVAEEVRVEYCQREGLDINRRITGGGAILFDRSGLGWELIASKHDLGMSVATEELFEKVCQAAIEGLRELGVAASFRPRNDIEVDGRKISGTGGTEEGSAFLFQGTLLVDFDVEKMIRALRIPTEKLKDKELESAKERVTCLRELLGTVPDISIIKEKIAEGFEKVFNVKLKTSPLTSYEENLFSRKLPLFKSDKWVYKVRTSILGEDTARAAYKGEGGLIRASLKLDLRTKRIKSALITGDFFAFPKRTIYDLEARLKDSPADVDAATSTVLQFFQDTKPEIPGLSPQEFAGVIARALHKVDYSEYGLSLDEANSITTVCSNFEEMAKKEMPFLLLPYCSKLPECEFRYKNECIECGDCTVGDGYTLAKEFGMDAITIVSFEDLVETLERLKAEGVEAFVGCCCEAFYIKHSEDFERIGLPGILMDIDNNTCYDLGREKEAYLGRFESQTNLNLSLLEKILVLLNSKRSLVRVRNESTSGM
- a CDS encoding NAD(P)/FAD-dependent oxidoreductase, with the protein product MSQRLECDVLVVGAGPAGSSAAAVAANLGARVVIIDKRSEVGLPVQCAEHIPKPLAMEIELTADAVAQQVAGTKVYIDSKKVAVTDAPGYILNRDVFDSSLASEAVRSGARLMMRTTAADRTENSVLASQNGSEMEINCRIIIGADGPTSTVGGWIGQRNSKFVKAIQSTVSLSNPLQYCEIYFEPEFNAGYGWLFPKGDVANVGIGVVSTDSNLSELLDRFLERLGREGKISEGEVCSTAGLIPVGGSLPTLVENVMLVGDAAGQTHPISGAGIPQAVVCGKLAGRSAARAVLEEDMSQVTVYEREWTKLYGSTLDHACRKRETMEAEWNGRNFTELIRRSWIGFKEYYRTP
- a CDS encoding GNAT family N-acetyltransferase, which codes for MFELQSYGEIIDVAVKSTHRRKGIGTKMVSRIYEWFKSRGVNRIELRVAEGNEISGFPVDCNHHVFQISQWADRENALNDQRDGKDERMY
- a CDS encoding radical SAM protein, with translation MNNMESPEYMRMSLAAAMTLGFKEGRFYRGATLPCVNLLLTYDEGCVGACSYCGLSRKREGDYPEKSFIRVSWPTYETDDIVDKMLEKKDKLKRVCISMVTNKKAVHDTIDVTERIRAKTNLPISLLITPTLLSREDLVNFKKSGAEMIGVAVDAVTPELFDRHRGKGIKGPHRWEKYWDVTGQALEIFGEDMVGVHLIVGLGETEREMAKTIQKVKDMGARTHLFSFFPEEGSKLEKHSQPPAGQFRRMQFVRFLVDECFSTEGEFVYDENDRVVAFGLNEDELNLLTDLGTPFMTSGCPDEKGEVACNRPYGDSMPGPDIRSFPFWPKKEDVEKIRTELETY